The sequence below is a genomic window from Monodelphis domestica isolate mMonDom1 chromosome 2, mMonDom1.pri, whole genome shotgun sequence.
AACAGGCACAAGAACGAATCTTGTTCTGAAAAAGAACAATGAAATGATCAAAGCCTTAATAAGTGAATCATTCACTGCCGCTCTCTGTCCGAAGAAAACGCTCTTAAATAAGTGGCAAATAGATGATAACATGCCTCGCAGGTATCCTCAGAGGAGAAACATCTCCCTGCTTCAAACGTCTTCTGATGAGCGTTTGGCCCCAAGAGGGAGTCCAGTATCTGAAAGAAGCTCTGAGAGTGAGCTGACTTCAAAATCTTCCCAATTTCTGTACTCCTCCAATGCCCGACACTCCAAGTACCTCCAGAACTTTTACAAAGTCCAAGACTTCCGAATGACCCAGCTGGACCACATCCTGGCCAGAAATCCTCCTCAAAAAGCCCTGACGGGCCAAGCAGCCCCTGGCCTTCCAAGTTTGGGGAGTAAACAGAGTCCCAGCTTAGCTGAATATAACGACAAGTCCTCAGGTCTACCTCAAGTGTGGAAATCCCAAACGACGAGGACTGTAGACCCAACTGTGGTCTCTGGGGTGCAAGAAGAGCCGGCCTCCACCTCTGACAAAGCCTTATTTTTGACATCTTTGGAAAATGCCCAGAGATGGCCAGAAATGAGAGCAGAGTCACAGTCATTGTAGCTGGCTGCTCCTTCTCCGATGCCAGCCTCCGAGCGCCAAAAGGACAGCATCGAGGAATGAAGCCACCTCCAAAAGAATCATCTGGCCAGCCTGAAGGATTTCTCACTTTGAaactttatcaaaagcttttgtAAATGTGAATATAAAATCAGATTTTGAACTGGGTGACTGTAAAATGGCCATATTAGCCAGGCAATCAAAAAGCTTTCAAAGACACCTTATCCATAGtaaagtcatcttttaaaacattGTTTACTCTTGGTGATTTGTACAAAGCTCGGAGCACTTTGGGGGTAAGGAACTAAAATGATGACAAAGATGTCCCTATCGCGTCAGGAGAGGGAGACAGGCTAGTCTGGGGGAACCATCTCTGGCTTTGGGATCTGAGGACCGGAGTAtgaattccagctctgctacttatgaCTCGTGTGATTCTGGGcgcatctcttcctctctttgggaCCTTGTCTGTCAAATGAGGTTCCTTTAGCTTTAGAACAGGGATCTAGTAtgtggaaaacccagtggaattgtgtgttagctatggggggggggaacgaggggagggaaagaacctgagtcatgtaactatggaaaaatattctaaattaattaaataaaaattttcacttaagttggaaaaaaaaagaactgtgatCTAGGATTCTCACAGCTCATAACAATATACGAATAGCCCCCATCAGTTGTGTTCTAAATGTTTGTAAGCAACTCAGTTGTTTTGGAATTTAGGAAGGCATTTTCCCACTAAAACAATATTATAAATGGTGCTTGAGGTCCCACACCATCCCTAGAAACTTATTTAGCCTATAATATAACTGAAATATTGTTCATTTTCCATGGAAGTTAGTAGAAAATGTTGACATCTTAGTAAGAGTCATTTAAATTTTAAGGGggactcagaaacttcctagctctgtgaccctgggcaagttacttgatccCAATCACGTagtcctgtgaattttaaaactattccaccctaatcagaccattctttagaagatttgatttagctatttcctgatcaataacaatagagatacttggaataacagaatcaggtcttgagaAGTCCACATTTtccccaccctccttagtttaacaggattaggaaggtctgcaccaaactcaaagattaaatatctgagaaaaaggcaacagacatgtgcagaaaaagcggacagacccctgggttgtcctaagtcaagctatgcgatcattggtaaaaatgagacacagaaaagtgatttTATATAAGGcacttcacttcctgtctcttccttcccccccccccccccccccccgagagaCGACTCTGACTgtcagtgtgctaagcattctgacatcttggagtggcggcagctattgtctgggtttggtggtgagttttaccctggagctgatttcaggtttgggcatcttggcttagtcttttcccttttggagttcaatcctgactccttcctccttcatactccaaaaccttatctcctaatttCCCTACCAGGCTGgggatgggaggtgggggggggggaagaaacctactcctttccttcttccttctccttaatctcctccactatcaattaaatcaacataaaaatttccagctgacttgggtattcattaggattttataaataaaatccttagagaccaaaaatattaattacattcagtctcagccataattttaacctttatagtcctcacctctcttctacctttgaaccaatatttatcatcaattctaagacaaacaagtaaggattttttttttaagttttaagggGCCAATAGTTGGCACCAAGGATAGATTGctgaacttagaatcaggaagacctgagttcaaattcagactcagatactacctatgtgacccatggcaagtcacttaacactatttgccttagtttcctcattatgaatttaatatattaataaatataataagatgagctggagaaggaaatggtaaaccactctaggtttttgccaagaaaatcccaattggggtcacaaagaattgaatatAACTGAacacaagaaattttaaaaattattttgaaagtcaGGGCTTAAGGAAAAGCAGATTTTAATGAAAGGTGAGATGGTAGATAAGAAATTTGTGGAAAATCTCAAAAGGGATTTCTGAGTTTTTTCAATGGCTTTAAAAGTTTAATTCAATGAACATATTAGGTGTTGACTCTGTACAAAACACCATGGTAGGCACGGGGGAAAAAACAACATCCTACCCTCAAGGATATCTTCTTTTGGACCATTTTTAAAGAGTCGGGACTTttgtgggaaaagggggaaaaataaatcacagaatcacaaaattccagagttggaagggacctcagtaaccatctggtccaacctatACCTGGAAAGAATCCCCACTAACTAATGTGACAAGTGCATAAGTGATAATCGAGTCCCTCCTGAAAGCCATTCAATATGGAGTTACCTAGGACCTGCCAAGGCAGCAGTTGAGAAATTGATCTTACCTTAAACTTCAACTTGTTTTTGGAACCTATTGCTCCTGGAGCCAAAAAAATTCTAGTCTAATTCTCCATGACTACCTTTCAAGTATTCTTACCTCTTAGCCAGGCTGAGCGCCCCCAGTTCCTTTAACTGACTCTCAAATGGAATCACCCTGGAATCTTCACCATTCTGATCACCCTTTCTTGGAATTTCTCCTTTCTGAAACATTTCACATAGCATTTTACTGTAATATAGTTGGAgtctgtttgaaaaaaaaatctgaaactaGTCACTCCTTATTCCTGAGAATTATAACTTTCTTAATATCTCCCTAGATCATGTTAGCTGCCATAACACATTATGGCAGCCAACTAATGGGATTTGGGGGAAATGATTTCTTATGTTACacgataaagaaaccaaaactaaaGCCAATCTTATCAAGCTTTCTTCAGAGAAAACAGGACTCGAATTCCCCAGTGATTAGCATAAAGATTGGTGGTTGTCCTTCATACTGAAAGAAGAGCAAAATGACATTGCTGGGTCGAGGTCAAAGTATAGTGTGTCTAATGTGACTGATCCAGTTCATATGAGCTTGGGGGGCTCTACCACAGGTTAGGCACAAATAGCTCACGTGAACATTTGAGATGGAGACATCTCTAAATTTGTCGATCTTGTCTTTCTTTTGAGTTCCTGCAAGTCTGCTTTGCTCAGAGAGCACACAACTTCTTGGATGCAGGCACGCCGTAGTCCTACATATCTCTGAGGTTCTTCAGAGAGCCTTTAAGAGTGCCCTTGTATCACTTTTGTCCTCTGTGTGAGCACTTGAGTGAGTTCTCAGCAAAACAGACTTTTAGGCAAACATGTCCAGTCTGTCGGAGTGATGCTCCCTGTAGTACAGTTTGAATGTTTGGCAGTTCAGCTCAAGAAAAGACCTCGGTGTCTGGTATCTTCACTTGTCAGATAATCTCCATGAGACAATTCAGATAGAGGTGGTTCCATTTCCCAACATGGTGCTAGTCTACCATCCAAGTGTCACCGTATACAACAATGAGATCAGCACAATggctctgtagaccttcagtGTGGTAGGTAGCCTAATGCTCTCCTTTCCCAAACTTTCTTTTGGAATCTCCCAAACACAGAGCTAGCTCTGGTGATGTGTGCATAATCtgcatcatcatctatgtggcaTCCTTGAAAAGAATACCACCAAGGAAAGTGAACTCTTCTACAACATTCAAAATTCCTCCATTTGCTGAAACCAATGGTTCCAAGCCAAGTGGTGGTTGGTCAGGAATGTCTTTCTTGTTATTGACAAAAGATCCCACTGGATCCATTGGAGAAgcaattggcaaaccactccagtatccttgcaaGAAAGCCCCATGGATAACTATGGtcgatggggtcatgaagagtcacacagGACTGAGTGATGAAACCACAACAACTTTGGATCTATAGAGCATCCATTAGTGCCTTCTGGGTACAGAGCCTACAgagagcatttaataaatgtgggGTCTATAGGCAGCACTGGTATGCTTCCCTTTGTCCTCATCAGGCCACATTTGGAATCTTGTATGAATAAGCTGGAGagccagaagaggaaaatgaggatggTGAAGGGCCCTGAGGATCTGCCATTCGGGAGCTGGATGAAAGAATTGGGGATGTTTATCTTAGAGAAGGTTGGAGGGAGACTTGCTAGTTGTGTTTCAGTATTTGGAGGGCCAGCTTTTGGAGAAAGAATGAGCCTAGTTCTGATTGAGAGACACAGCACACATTCCCCTCATTCTTCAGCATAAATGAAGGGATCACCACTATGATTGTGGCCATTTCTAAAGTGGAAGAACTGACTTAGACTGTTCCATTGTCTgcagtcacataactagtaagagttggaggcagtatttgaacccgtGACCAAACCCCACTGCCCCTATTGTACCATATCTCCTTATAATAAGATCTATCCCAAAGTGGATTGCACTAGCTTAGAGTCATCGGCTCTCGCTTAGGAAGTATCTTCAAACAAAGGCTGACTGTTAGTTGGATAGACTGGACATGAGAttctttttgtgtctttttaaaaacattttatttaatgagttaatttagaatatttttctgtggttacaagattcatgttctttccttctcctccctccactccccctcccatagctgacccacaattccactgggttttacatgtgtcattgatcaagacctacttccatattgttgatattggcaccagggtgatcatttagggtttacaaccccagtcatatccccattgacccacatgatcaagcagttgtttttcttctgtgtttcttcttccacagattttcctcggaatgtggatagtgttcttgtCCAACAAGCAGCCAGTCAACCTTTGCTTAAAGAAATGTCTTAATTTCTCAGCAGCCCAGGCAACTCTGCAAATTGCCCAACACATGCATTGCTAGGCATACCTTCATTGGAGTCTAAACAGAAATCATGAGTTGGACAGGACAGTCCCCAAGGCaccttccagctctgattctGCAGTTCAAAGCATATTTCTGAGTGTTTTCTGTCCAGTTGTGGCTGtctcatcatgaccccatttggggttttcttggcaaagatactgagtgaGGGCCTTCTTAAATGGTGCACGAGGTCCTTTTGTCTTTCAGTTCTGCAGACCTAACATCATTTTCTCCATATTCCACATTCCCCCCAAGCTAAGTTTGCCTCCCTAGCTTATCAATATCCCCCTGCAGTGCCCAGATGAGAGCTGACTAAAGTAATATACAGAGGAACTCTTACCTCCTTTCCCTGAAACCTGTTACTATCTGTGCAGAAGATTCTAGAGCATCTCAGTGGTGtcctagtggatagagtactggacctagaacttagaagatttgagttcaaatctagcctcagacatttactacctgtgattttgggaaagtcacttagtctctgtttggctcagtttcctcagctgtaaaatggggaaataacaGTATTTACCTCTAAAtattgttgtgaggagcaaatgagataatatgcacagtatttggcacatggtaggtgcttattaaatgcttgttcctttcctcTTGCGTAGGCAAAGACCACATTAGTTTTTGGAGCTGCTAAATCATATTGCTGACCTCTAGCATGAGGTCCATTGGATCTTTTTTTAGAGAATAACTGTCTAATAATACCTCATcgaaattgtatttttaaagtagatttttttaaactgatgcTTGAGACTTTGCTATCCTTGCTGAATTTCCTCCTCTGGTATTCAGACTGACAACCTAACATGTCAACATCTTTTTGGAACTTTGCTTTGAACCAGTGTGTTAGCTATCCACAAATTTAATAAGGAAGACTATCTATACCTTCATCCAGGTCATCAATAAAATGTGTTAAAGAGCTCATGGCTAAGCCCAGATCCCTGGGGCACCCAAAAGTCAAGTTGATATTGGAACATTTCCTTTAAGTCTAGTCTTTCAATCAATTTCAAATCTACCTGACTATAGTGGCTagtctccatctctccatctttcctcCAAGCATGCTGTGgagatattttatcaaatgctttactAAGAGATAAGCAAAGTATATGTGCATCCTTCTCCTGATCAATaagctcatttatttatttattttggaggaaatttttatttaattagttaatttagaatatttttccatggtgacaagATTCATgtgcttccctcccccactcctcctcccatagctgacacacaattccattgggttttacatgtgtcattgtttagaatatatttatagtttataaatatatatatatatttctatattatataacaACATATATTAATAAtgtgttattattaattattatatattatatataattattaatatatattaataatataaataacaataaGTTTAGAAACTctgtcaaagaaagaaatgagattgaCCTGGCATGATCACTTCCCGGTGGATTTGTGCTGATCCTTTGTGATCACtggttctttttctactttttaattatCTATTCTGAAATGTTCTCAAGAATGAAAGTCAGCCTCAATGATTTATACTTTGCAGACTTTTATCTTTacgttttcttttttgaaaattagaaaaatattgatgTTCTCCAGTCTTGAAGTACTTCTCTCACTTTCCATCCTCTTCATAGATTGCTCAGCAATCACAGGGATCAATTCTTTGAATACCCAAGATAAAGCCAGCCTTGTGACTTGAAACCTCAAAGGATGATTTCTTATTAACTCCTTAATTATCAGGTCTGAATGTGTTGGTGACTCTTTTTAATATGTAATTTTCAGTGCAAAAGTCCTTCCTTTCCAGTAAGAATTGGACAGCTCCAACTTCGTTGTGGTCAGTCACCATTATCCCATCCACTTCATCTTCCTCTTTTCCAtgtttaaacttaaaaaaacaaaaacaaaaacaacctctTTTATTGTACTTAGCCTCACTGGGAAACCTTAGTTCATCCTGGCCATAGCATTTCTGACAATCTTTTTACAGATTCATTCATGGAATATGTTTATAATCTTTTCTCTGATCTTACTTTCATCTTCTCCATCAATGATGTCAAAATCAAACAGAAACTGATCAGACCAAGTAGTGACTTAGAAAGCCACATATTAGTATTATTTATGTAGTcttgtggagaaggaaatggcaaacttctccaatatctttgccaagaaaaccccaaaaacatCCCAAAGAGTGGTGAGTgactaaaacaaatgaacaacaaaagtgGTGTATTGCATTTTTAATGTTAAACattcccaatttcattttaatcggGTTCAGTCCCCGTAGTGAGTTTGACATCTCTTTTCTAAATATACCTTTTGAAAATCCAAATTGGTGGGTGAGTTCCCAGTGTAGCTATTTTTTTGTGTTACCAACAATCCATCAATTATATGATCAAACAAGGACTTGAATATAAGATAATTTGCAAATACAATACAATGGAAAGAGGAATGACCTTGGAGTCTAAGAACCTCAGATGAGAGTCTGTCTCTGCTCCAGGTCCTCagtttctcattggtaaaatgggagACTAGATGGCCTGTAGGGTCCCTTCCAGATCCAAATCTGTGATCATTTAAGCCTATGGAAATTTAATGTGACTTGTTGAGAAGCAGTGTTGCATAATGGACAAGATGCTGGCCATGGCACGGGCAAGACCTTGACTCAGTTCCTTCCACCAATGTATCCTGATTGTGTGACCTGCACAAGTACTTGAACCTCACAGTACACAAAGTAATACACTAACACTCTGAGGTTACCAAGCAGCTAGTCTCTACATTGAATAGTGAAATCATATGCCGAGGGGGAAAAATGAAGTGCATACACATGTGAGCATGGTTTTAAAGATGGCAGATGAAGTCTCACCAAATAGTTTAAGACatcaatatttaaatttttaactttttatttaaataattaaagcttGTTACAATTATTCAGTCTTCAGCTGCTAAGTTCATTCATCCTCTGGAAAGCCACACTCTGGAGGCTGTCTTCACTTACCACCATGATGGCCATGTTGCTCTCTAAGAATGGCCCTACTATGGCCTTGGCACCCACAGAGGGTTTGGTGACTCCCAGGTCCAGCCAAGAGGGAACCAGGTGTGGGGTCAACTGCTGCCAATGCCCCAAAGGCTATTTTCAAGTCCCTGGTACTCTCTATCTTATCAAAGATTTTGCCCTTCCAAACCACAGCGTCAGATTACTCCCACCATCTGCTACCTTCACTCAACTCTTGTGTTTGTGAACAGATCTGAAGATTATGAAATTGTGCTGACTGGGCCTTTTCCAGATTATTTCATCATCACAACTGAGCCTTCACTGTGGCAAGGCAATCTTTTCTCTCTGATCAATTCACCATCCCACTCCCTATAACAGCTCTTCCAAACCTCTTCATCATTCCTCAAATCTCCCATAGTTCCCCTTCTCCCTATtctctcagctgagaactttGTCTCTTATTTCTGATGATGAAAAAAATCTGCTCATTCACTGAgatcttcctcttcttcattccTTATCTCAGATGCCTTCTCCTAGAGTTTCCTTCACCCATGTCTCACATAAAGAAGTGGCCATTCtgtttgccaaggcaaacacctCTACATGAACAAACGAATCTTACCTTCTCCAGAAGAAAGTTCCCTCTATCACTGTTATTTGCTTACTTACCTTCAATCTCTCCATATCGATCACTTTTTTCCTACTGTCAGCAGACATGCCTGTCTTACTCAGCTTCAAAAAGTCACCACTTTTTCCATTCACTCCTACTGGCTATCATCCTATATTTCTCCTTCTTGTCCTGGctaaactctttgaggatgaaGTCTACAATAGATGCcttcattgacttttttttctcaCTCTGTTCTTCATTTTCCACAGTCTGGTTTCCAACCTCAGCATTTAAATGAAACTGCTGTCTCCAAAGTTACTGATGATCTCGTAATTGTCTAATGagcttttctcaattctcatccttcttgacatcTTTCCAGCCATTGACACTGTAGACCACCTTCTTCTTgagcctctcttctctctaggttttgtGACATTGCAatgtcctggttctcctcctacctatctgcctgccctttttcagtttcctttgccAGATTTTCATCAGGTCATGCACAGATCTCACCATGCCACCTTCTATTTattaaactccaatggcttcctattaccttcaggatcaaatataaaatcctctcatttttaaaagtctttataaTTGGATCTattcctacctttccagatttctcCTACCTTAATTCCCACTTTCATATTCTTCCccccaatgacactggcctccttgttatTCGATACTCCTCCTACCTCCAGGGATTTTCACTGGCCTTCCCTCATTCCTGGAATTCTTTTCCACCTCATTTTGGCCTCCTGGATTCCCTGGCTTctttaaatctcagctaaaaCCCTGCAAGAATCCTTCCCTGCTGCTCCTTAATTCCAGAGTTTTCTCTCAGAGATTATCTCTAGTTTATCTTACCTATCTCTTACTTGTATATGGCTGTTTGCATGGTTTTtgttcccattagattgtgagcttcttgagagcggGGACTATCTTTGTCTCTGCCATTTATTAACTTCAGACAAGTCTTTCACCCTTCTAAGTCTTCTCTTGTCTAAGCCAAACACTCTTTCTCATCTAGAATGATTTGGAGACCCTTTATTAATCTAATTGTCCTCTTATGGAATACTCTAGCTTGTCAACAAAACCCTCCAGAAATGGCCTGAACAGAGGAGATTAGGGTGGGAATATCACCTTTCTGATCCTGAAATAGTATTTGCTGCATGATAATATCAGAAGTTCTatcactttaaaataatatttttaaaaatcactttaagatctgttatattttatattaaggTTTTGGAGGGACAGGAAGTTCATATCAGACAGTAGCTGAACTGTGATGAATAACTCACTTACATAATAGGGGTGATGATGAATACTCTTTGAACCAATGGATTAGAGTGTCTTCCCTGGGGTTGGGCATGTATCCAATGGATAAATGGAAATACTCTGGTTCAGTACCCAAGGACTTACCCTTGACTCTGCTGGAGAAATCCCTTAGTGGTCCCTGGGACTGTGGAGAGGATGTTACAGATGATTGACTGTTGAATCAGGAAGAAGTGGGTGATCAATAAGACATGAGAGCTGTCTAACAGCTCCACACACCTCTCTTTTGAGTGCATCACTTGGATCCCTACCAGGCTCTTTTTGGGACTCTCTTTTGCTATGGAGAAGAAAGAATTTCTGTCCCCTGCCCCTGAACTCCAGATGGCCATGGTGGTTGATCGCAAGGCCAAGCCAATGGCCTTGTGCTGGTTGAGGAGAGTGTGATTCAGGACCTCAAGTCTCTGGCCATCTCTTCTGTTTCATGTTTCTTGCTTGAGCTTGGTCATCAAATGGCAATCTTGAGTCTGAGATCATCTCTTGAGAGCTCTGGCTTTCTAATCTCAGCAACTAGTACATCATGAGTTCAGGATGTCCGGAGTTCCTGAGTCAGGGCTCATTACCCAGATTCCTACAACTGTTCTCTTCTC
It includes:
- the C2H1orf141 gene encoding uncharacterized protein C1orf141 homolog isoform X4, producing the protein MLSTQRAEYRIFPVNCQTPLAGKRKHLTQNFMKIPNIIGTSPNEAMKARRKKISIQDAKSWDKSKWSKNLYSVECALDKEEASLIPLSFEDELNKPNAKIIDLNKPKEAVSSPVLSKTNPIIFHEPAYIQMFLLTRDKCHLKKEDEMTTGTRTNLVLKKNNEMIKALISESFTAALCPKKTLLNKWQIDDNMPRRYPQRRNISLLQTSSDERLAPRGSPVSERSSESELTSKSSQFLYSSNARHSKYLQNFYKVQDFRMTQLDHILARNPPQKALTGQAAPGLPSLGSKQSPSLAEYNDKSSGLPQVWKSQTTRTVDPTVVSGVQEEPASTSDKALFLTSLENAQRWPEMRAESQSL
- the C2H1orf141 gene encoding uncharacterized protein C1orf141 homolog isoform X6, which translates into the protein MKIPNIIGTSPNEAMKARRKKISIQDAKSWDKSKWSKNLYSVECALDKEEASLIPLSFEDELNKPNAKIIDLNKPKEAVSSPVLSKTNPIIFHEPAYIQMFLLTRDKCHLKKEDEMTTGTRTNLVLKKNNEMIKALISESFTAALCPKKTLLNKWQIDDNMPRRYPQRRNISLLQTSSDERLAPRGSPVSERSSESELTSKSSQFLYSSNARHSKYLQNFYKVQDFRMTQLDHILARNPPQKALTGQAAPGLPSLGSKQSPSLAEYNDKSSGLPQVWKSQTTRTVDPTVVSGVQEEPASTSDKALFLTSLENAQRWPEMRAESQSL